In bacterium, a single genomic region encodes these proteins:
- the carB gene encoding carbamoyl-phosphate synthase large subunit: MPKRTDIESILIIGSGPIVIGQACEFDYSGAQAVKTLKAEGYRVILVNSNPATIMTDPELADRTYIEPLNLRTLTRIIEREQPDVILPTVGGQTALNLAMQLSDARVLKDFGVRLIGARPETIKVAEDRRMFASAMREIGLEVTRGVVVASVADALAAVDTVGFPAIIRPSFTLGGAGSGIAYNREEVERIVRSGLEISPVHEVLLEESVLGWKEFELEVMRDRADNFVVVCSIENVDPMGVHTGDSITVAPALTLTDREYQILRDQARAVLTRVGVETGGANVQFAVNPEDGRVIVIEMNPRVSRSSALASKATGFPIAKMAAKLAVGYTLDEIPNDITRKTPACFEPTIDYHVVKVPRFAFEKFPGSEDVLGTQMQSIGETMAIGRTFKEALQKGLRSLETGRYGLRSESAPPLSPDEVRQRLVTPNSARLDAVVAAFEQGLDVDQVHTLSRIDRWFLQEIADLLAHERDIRRAGPLVSAVQLRDAKRAGFSDRRIGQLIGADEDWVRARRLTQDIRPVYKTVDTCGGEFPAETPYHYSCYDEENESRRSERRRVLILGGGPNRIGQGIEFDYCCVHASLALREEGFESIMLNNNPETVSTDYDTSDKLYFEPLTLEDVLNVVAQEEPEGVIIQFGGQTPLKLARALHRHGVRILGTSPEAIDLAEDRKRCGQLLDELGVRTPANGIATSLEEARLVAHRIGYPVLVRPSYVLGGRAMMVVYDEEELERFFDRALEASERKPVLIDRYLEDAFEVDIDALCDGHEVVIGGLMQHIEEAGVHSGDSSCVLPSYLISEEASRTMREQTRAIALAMGVRGLVNIQFAIKDGVVYVLEVNPRASRTVPFVSKATGVPLAKLAAKIAVGRTLESLGVMREPATAGYSVKASVFPFKKIPGTDPLLGPEMRSTGEVMGIAPTFGVAFAKAQQGAGFAVPTRGSVYITVNDFDKPTVLPIAQSFVELGFRLYATGGTASYLFQHGLAVKRVNKLKEGRPHALDLLKNGEIDIVINTPLGRQSFRDDMLMRRECHASSTLLLTTMSAARATVEAIRSLRENTLEPVALQDWYRRIAASPDNIPGPAMKSAVLSAERPQA, encoded by the coding sequence GCGCACGCTCACCCGGATCATCGAGCGCGAGCAGCCCGATGTGATCCTGCCAACGGTGGGCGGTCAGACCGCGCTCAATCTGGCCATGCAGTTGTCGGATGCGCGTGTGCTCAAGGATTTCGGCGTCCGGTTGATCGGGGCGCGTCCGGAGACAATCAAAGTCGCCGAGGACCGCCGCATGTTCGCCTCCGCCATGCGCGAGATCGGGCTGGAGGTGACCCGCGGCGTGGTGGTCGCGTCGGTGGCCGATGCGCTGGCGGCGGTCGACACCGTCGGCTTCCCCGCGATCATCCGTCCCTCCTTCACCCTCGGCGGCGCCGGCTCGGGGATCGCCTACAACCGCGAGGAGGTCGAACGGATCGTGCGCTCCGGCCTGGAGATTTCGCCGGTGCATGAGGTCCTGCTCGAGGAGTCGGTGCTCGGCTGGAAGGAATTCGAGTTGGAAGTCATGCGCGACCGGGCCGACAACTTCGTCGTCGTCTGCTCGATCGAGAATGTCGACCCGATGGGGGTGCACACCGGCGACTCGATCACCGTGGCGCCGGCGCTCACCCTGACCGACCGCGAATATCAGATCCTGCGCGATCAGGCGCGCGCCGTCCTCACCCGGGTCGGTGTCGAGACCGGCGGCGCCAACGTGCAGTTTGCCGTCAATCCCGAAGACGGCCGTGTCATTGTCATCGAGATGAATCCGCGGGTGTCGCGGTCCTCGGCGTTGGCCTCGAAGGCGACCGGATTCCCGATCGCCAAGATGGCCGCCAAGCTGGCGGTCGGCTACACGCTCGACGAAATCCCCAACGACATCACCCGCAAGACCCCGGCCTGCTTCGAGCCGACCATCGATTACCATGTGGTGAAGGTCCCCCGGTTCGCCTTCGAGAAGTTCCCCGGCAGCGAGGATGTCCTCGGCACGCAGATGCAGAGCATCGGCGAAACGATGGCGATCGGGCGCACCTTCAAGGAGGCGCTGCAGAAGGGGCTGCGTTCACTGGAGACCGGGCGGTACGGGTTGCGCAGCGAGTCGGCCCCGCCGCTGTCGCCGGATGAGGTTCGGCAGCGGCTGGTCACGCCCAACTCGGCGCGGCTCGATGCGGTGGTGGCGGCCTTCGAGCAGGGCCTGGACGTCGATCAAGTCCACACCCTCAGCCGCATTGACCGATGGTTCCTGCAGGAAATCGCCGATCTGCTTGCGCATGAACGCGACATCCGCCGCGCCGGACCGCTGGTGTCCGCCGTCCAACTGCGCGATGCCAAACGCGCCGGTTTCAGCGACCGTCGCATCGGCCAGCTGATCGGAGCCGATGAGGACTGGGTGCGCGCCCGCCGTCTGACACAGGACATCCGCCCGGTGTACAAGACCGTTGACACCTGCGGCGGCGAATTCCCCGCCGAGACGCCCTACCACTACTCCTGCTACGACGAGGAGAACGAGTCGCGGCGCTCGGAACGGCGTCGGGTGCTGATCCTCGGCGGCGGACCCAACCGCATCGGCCAGGGCATCGAATTTGACTACTGTTGCGTGCATGCCTCCCTGGCGCTGCGCGAAGAGGGGTTTGAGAGCATCATGCTCAACAACAACCCCGAGACCGTCTCGACCGACTACGACACTTCGGACAAGCTGTACTTCGAGCCGCTGACGTTGGAGGATGTGCTCAACGTGGTCGCGCAGGAAGAGCCGGAGGGCGTCATCATTCAGTTCGGCGGCCAGACCCCGCTGAAGCTGGCGCGGGCGCTGCACCGGCATGGCGTGCGCATCCTCGGCACGTCGCCCGAAGCGATCGACCTGGCCGAGGACCGCAAGCGCTGCGGGCAGTTGCTCGATGAATTGGGCGTGCGGACACCGGCCAACGGCATCGCCACCTCGCTGGAGGAGGCGCGGCTGGTCGCGCACCGCATCGGCTACCCGGTGCTTGTGCGGCCCTCCTATGTCCTCGGCGGCCGGGCGATGATGGTGGTCTACGACGAAGAGGAGCTTGAGCGCTTCTTCGACCGGGCGTTGGAGGCCTCCGAACGAAAGCCGGTGCTGATCGACCGCTATCTCGAGGATGCCTTCGAGGTCGACATCGACGCGCTCTGCGACGGCCACGAGGTGGTCATCGGCGGCCTCATGCAGCACATCGAGGAGGCCGGGGTGCATTCTGGCGACTCCAGTTGCGTCCTGCCCAGTTACCTGATCAGCGAGGAGGCGTCGCGGACGATGCGGGAGCAGACCCGGGCGATCGCGCTGGCCATGGGCGTGCGCGGACTGGTCAACATCCAGTTTGCGATCAAGGACGGCGTCGTTTACGTCCTTGAAGTCAACCCGCGCGCCTCACGCACGGTGCCGTTTGTGTCCAAGGCCACCGGTGTGCCGCTGGCCAAGCTGGCGGCGAAGATCGCGGTGGGACGGACGCTCGAATCCCTCGGCGTGATGCGGGAGCCGGCCACGGCCGGCTACTCGGTCAAGGCGAGCGTCTTCCCCTTCAAGAAGATTCCCGGCACCGACCCCTTGCTCGGACCGGAGATGCGCTCCACCGGCGAAGTGATGGGCATCGCCCCGACCTTCGGCGTCGCCTTCGCCAAGGCGCAGCAGGGCGCCGGATTCGCCGTGCCGACCCGCGGCAGCGTCTACATCACCGTCAACGATTTCGACAAGCCGACCGTGCTGCCCATCGCGCAGTCCTTTGTGGAATTGGGGTTCCGTCTGTATGCCACCGGCGGCACGGCGTCGTATTTGTTCCAGCACGGACTGGCGGTCAAGCGCGTGAACAAGCTGAAAGAGGGACGCCCCCATGCCCTCGACCTGCTCAAAAACGGCGAGATCGACATCGTCATCAACACGCCGCTGGGACGTCAGAGTTTCCGTGACGACATGCTGATGCGCCGCGAGTGCCACGCTTCGAGCACCCTGCTGTTGACGACAATGTCCGCCGCGCGCGCCACGGTGGAAGCGATCCGATCGCTCCGCGAAAACACGCTCGAGCCGGTCGCGCTGCAGGACTGGTA